In Rhopalosiphum padi isolate XX-2018 chromosome 3, ASM2088224v1, whole genome shotgun sequence, the genomic stretch TTACTGGAAGTTTGAATTACACTTTCATATCGATCTGCTAATGCCTTTTATCTGGTTTAAgatgaaaatgtatacattattcaatttttaaagcagttataaaattgtttgttatttcattaatataattttgtatattttaatatattatttggtatcATTAGAACATTCTATTATGGGTTGTGGCCTGTGTGTGTGTCCTCTCATGTAAAGGCCTGAGGCTATAATCCCTGGTTGCTCCTTCCTAAATTTGGctctagtttatattattattttttcctgtaaatctgaatttttagctatctaaatataatagaaaaataataaataataattgtaattaatatactaaattttaacttGCAAAGTATTACATCTAacttggtaatttattttagtacatttatatttttttaagattttgtatTACTGATTTACATGTTTCGTtattaaagttgaaaaaaaaagttataaaaggAATAGACGTGAAATAGCCTTgtgtcaattttttttgttttccatcTAACAAGTCCTCTGTACCAAAATAAAAGGCACTTTTGGGTTATCTCGACTACCAATATATCTCCATGACTACCTTGTATAATCTTCTGGGTTATCTTGATTATCACAATTTTTTACcacataatattgaattaatgtttagttatttatatattatatttattatgtatttataaagaaaaagtccaaaaaaaatatttttaaaatttaagtaattaaaaaaaaataagacaaatacaaataaaatgttaactaatgaaataaatacctacttatttgtattatagttaggtacttaGATAgtaaatttatcattgaatatataattaaattgtatattacaatGATGATACTGATTCCAatgtgataatataaatttataaatagattgaCTATTTTATTTACTCAACAGTATATTCAGAAGCATGGTGAACAACGTTTGTCTAATACAATTGCTTAGCTCTAGAAATTTATGttgagcttaaaaattaaaatttatgtggatgaatgtatagttaatacttaattaaaatagtatttttttatattgtcgaTGGCGTATGTCCTATAATGAAAATTCTAGATTACCATTCagttttagattatatattatgttgtagtgGGTGggtcattatttaaatacttagctTAGGGTTTGAAATATGCTCGCCACACCACTGAGTATATTATCAGGATATAACAAGTAGACTTGTAAATATTTGGGTATTCGAGATAACctgaaagtattaaataaagtaatcaAGATATTGCCTATATGTTATCTGTAAAAACAAGTAATAggtagaaaagaaaaaaaacttaaattacaaatattatagttgtaaaatgtattaagtttgTTTTAATAGGTTATGCTACTTAGCTGTTGATATAGTTTaacacttttattataaattatttcagtgAAACAAGTATTACATCAGCCAGAGCGTCTGTGATGATTTATGATGACAACAGCAAAAAATGGGTTCCAAGTGGAACATCATCAGGCCTTAGTaaagtacacatttttaaacatgtGATCAATAATACATTCCGTGTAGTTGGAAGAAAACTACAAGACCAtgaggtatttttaaaattaatattgttatgcctaatattaaaaatatgaaagttaattctTTTTTGCtgcctataatattttatcacaaattttgggttttgtttttttttttatataaatccattcttaatattacaattttttatcaaaataattaataaaattatttattagaaatctatttttattctacatttttacttcacttcaaattaaatttcattaaaagtataaaattgttatgttcCTTCATTATAACTTATCCTGTGTTCATACTTCAATTAAAACAGTGCATACAATATTCTTTttcttatactatatatttgtgTTCTAATGTTTTGTACAGGTTGTTATTAACTGTGTCATTTTAAAGACTCTAAAATATAATCAAGCTACAACAACATTCCACCAATGGAGGgataataaacatgtatatgGTTTGAATTTTAGTAGCAAAGAAGATGCTGATTCTTTTGCTCGAGCTATGGTGTATGCTCTTGaggtattttacatttatttagttattatttacttataaatgtacttatttattgcatattattatacttggaaaaatggtaaaaaaaaaaacaaaggttTACTAagcgttttttaaatttaggttCTAGATTCTGTATCcaggaataatattaataatcctcACAATCATATATTACCTCCAGCACCTCCTATATATCAACAAGCAAATGGACAATATGATGAAGATATGGGATACAGGTATTctatcataaatgtattttatacataaaataaattgctattATCTAATTGCTTATTTAACTCAGAGATTGGTGTACAAATAATGTGCCTAATCATTTTAGAAGCATGACGAAAGATGATGCTGCCATTATCCAAGAAAGAAGAATGTCTCAGCAAAATCAAAGTAAGTTGTGAttgtgaattaaatatttttcttataataattaaacacgtgtatgatattttatggaataaaaataattttgtggtGTTTAGTCGTTAGCACAACAAACGGTTTACCAACCATTCCACCTGCACCTCCTCAGTTGCCTACTTCAGGTCACCATCGCACATCATCGGCTCCGCCAGCACCAGTTCCTCCTCCTCCTCCACCAGGTATGTCTAACCCAATGCCTCCTCAACCACCTCCAATGCCTGGCAGTCTACCGAGACCTAGTAGTAATGGAGAACCTGATCAAAGCGAATCTGTTGCTGACCAGACATCGTCTTTAGCTATACAGTTACAGGCGGCTCGTTTAAAACGTACCAATAAGGTatgctactataatattattataagacctTAAGTCTGAAATTTAATGTTTAcgtttttcaatttcattaacATTATAGCAGCATCCAGCCGAAAATAGTGGCTCGTCTACGAGTAGTGCTAGCAGTGGTGGAAGTGGAAATTATGGGACCCTTGGTAGAAATGCAAATGGTGGCCAAACTGGTATGGCATCAATGATGGATGAAATGGCACGTACATTAGCAAGACGTCGAGCTGCTGTTGAAAAGAAAGAACCAATTGATTGTCctcaagtaaatatttatttgatatttaaataatattattcaatatgacgctaaatatatatttaagagcATCATTAATTCATATACTCATGTTCTTAtcttaaaatttagtttaatgtataaatataatgttttattaaaagacATCAGTGCTCAATTAATTAGACAGTACATTTGACATacattaaagaaaaatgttccatacaataattttctttatttttctcATAGGATGAAAGTGTATCACCTGGtgacaaaaaaaattggaatcGTAATGATAGTCAAAAAAGCTCATTAAATGGTTGTGAAAGTCCTAAACTTGGCCGAAAACAATTGTCTGCTACTTCCACTGAAGACTTGATAGCATCTAAGTCTTTTGGAGACAATTGTATATCAAATATATCATTAGAGTTACAGACATTAAAACAAGATATACTACGTGAAATACGCAAAGAATTGAACCGAATGAAATTGGACATCATtgaaagtaaatacatttttatttattctgatttaactcattataattcatagttttaatccAGTGTTGTTATTCTAAGAATTTAACATATGACACTGTTTTCATGAATCGTAATGAACTATTTATACCTAAGTGAATACTAACCtcgaacaatttaataattttcaggcGTAAAAGTAGAGATAAGCAAAAGATAAATGAACAACAATCTATCAAACAAGTATCAAATTACTAatattcattttcaattttatattgattcgATGCTTGTTCTTTTTCTATTAAGTGAACATTTTCGAACTGAATCTCattttattactgttatatGATTTAGGTACActcatagataatattattgtaaacctaTTTATGACTTAACTCATTTATAGCtacttaatttaaactatttcttACATAATCAAGTTATTATGTAgcgcatattttttatatcaaaattgttttttttttatgtgagtGTAATCACCTTATGATTTAAGTGTgaacaatttgtattatattatttatgaaaaaataaaaagcatgGTAAACGcttcattttatgtatttaaatactcatgtattaaattttttatgataattattaattattacttttgacaatgataagataatttataataagtgatGGCATCATTATGTATGCACACGTTGAATATGCTCAAGATATTgtatcttaaataaatacaacattaataaatatcataaataaaacgtGTCATATCTGGAAggaaatgttcaataataatatttttttaggtactTTTTGGTTGTCCTTACTATACAGTAAACTAACTATTGTCATCTCAATTTGGTTATCGCATTCGAACACTTGTATAATACACAGTGTTGGGTAGTAACATAATATGTGTTACTCGTTACTATTATTTTGGGGTAACGGTAAGAGTAACGACGtttattatttagaagtaaTTTACCAGAAGAATgcgttacattataaatttaattatattttaatgttttggggGGATATATATCGCAGTGTTACGAGAACACTTTTGTGGGCAGTCCTTCCCCTCGTATCCGCATCAGAAAATGtatcttaattaattatataatatgtaattacaacattttctcagtatattgtatagaaaaaaatgttactcTGCAATGCATAatctaattttaatgaattggtCATGAGTTTAACCACATCAATTCAACCAAATATCTATCAAGATGAGATGTTATTTGTTATTGCGTCATGTAGTCAATTTCTATAACCAGTTTGAGAATGAATAAAATGATATACAGTAGAATCTACTTAATTGGGACATATTGGGCGGTGACCTATTTGTCCTCATCAACCGACTGTCCTGATTAaccgaataactaataaactaagaCTATGCAATCTGTCCTTATTAAGCGGTTGTCCTCTTTATGTGGTGTAGCGGATTCTACTGTACATGGTTTGCAGTTAGATGATTAAAACCAGTGTTTTCTACTTCTTACTTAATCTAAACTatgtcaataacaataatttatattgttggtAATTGCATCTTAAAGTGTATCTGTATTCTTTAGTCAGCAGTCCCGTCTTTAACCTCCTACTTCCTCCggaagtaaaaatattgaacacaaATAATTGGGCAGTTGTGTTAACCGAtaagtacttttatttatatgcataatacatttttcatattgatagttacaataatattaatgcgcTATTTCTACCTTTGATTGATTGGAAGTAAGTTGACTAACATGGTTTTATAGATTGATTGAAGCTTGTTTCATAGCTGTATTAATCCTATTATTGAACTGATctaatagttatttgtttaatttgttgtaGTTAAAATAGCAAATCGacaagtacattattatattattaatgatatcatCATAACAGTGTAAAAATAAAGATgtttttcacatatttttaaattgtaagcaatgaaaacatttctttttctataataattttttttaataaatttcaataactttAAACGCTAAcggttttgtaaaaatatattaatagaaataattttataatattaaatattaatgttgtaacataggtataaaaaataattttaataacatgatCAAGCATTAAATAGCATTGAGTATAAATGAGCAAAAGCAAGTTTTGGAAAGTAtagaaaagtttttaaaattaattaagtgaTGAATAAAAACATAGACTATTCCTTCATAGATTCTTCAGTTGGCTGTGCTGATGGTTTTGGCTGTCCATCATCTCCAATCTTTTTAGTTCCTGATACAATATCATCAATCCGTACCAATAATATGGCAGTTTCAATTGCAGTTTTGTATACTTGAGATTTAACTACAATTGGTTCCCATACCTTCAGATCTTTCATATTGCACATTTCTCCAGTTTCACCATTAATACCCCAATACTCATTGCCTTTGACTGAGTGTTTGGCTCTTAACGATGTCATTGTTCTTATAGTGCTAACACCACAATTTTGTAAAAGAGTACGCGGTATCACTTCCAATGCTTGAACAACAGCTTTATAGGGCCACTGGACGACACCTGCTATATTTGAGCTTTTTTTCACTAACGCTTGTGATATAGCCATTTCAATGGAACCACCGCCTGTAACTAATCTTGGGTTCAACATAATGTTTTTAGCTACATGCAAAGCGTCTTGTAAATTTCTTTCTACCTCGTTCAATATATCTTTGCTTGGTCCCCTAAGTAATATAGTACAGGCTTTTGGATTGATGCATTCAGTAATAAATGTGAAATATTCATCACCAATCTTTTTAACTTCAAAACGACC encodes the following:
- the LOC132924181 gene encoding protein enabled isoform X3, with the translated sequence MSETSITSARASVMIYDDNSKKWVPSGTSSGLSKVHIFKHVINNTFRVVGRKLQDHEVVINCVILKTLKYNQATTTFHQWRDNKHVYGLNFSSKEDADSFARAMVYALEVLDSVSRNNINNPHNHILPPAPPIYQQANGQYDEDMGYRDWCTNNVPNHFRSMTKDDAAIIQERRMSQQNQIVSTTNGLPTIPPAPPQLPTSGHHRTSSAPPAPVPPPPPPGMSNPMPPQPPPMPGSLPRPSSNGEPDQSESVADQTSSLAIQLQAARLKRTNKQHPAENSGSSTSSASSGGSGNYGTLGRNANGGQTGMASMMDEMARTLARRRAAVEKKEPIDCPQDESVSPGDKKNWNRNDSQKSSLNGCESPKLGRKQLSATSTEDLIASKSFGDNCISNISLELQTLKQDILREIRKELNRMKLDIIESVKVEISKR
- the LOC132924181 gene encoding protein enabled isoform X4, coding for MSVPPSNSSYDICETSITSARASVMIYDDNSKKWVPSGTSSGLSKVHIFKHVINNTFRVVGRKLQDHEVVINCVILKTLKYNQATTTFHQWRDNKHVYGLNFSSKEDADSFARAMVYALEVLDSVSRNNINNPHNHILPPAPPIYQQANGQYDEDMGYRSMTKDDAAIIQERRMSQQNQIVSTTNGLPTIPPAPPQLPTSGHHRTSSAPPAPVPPPPPPGMSNPMPPQPPPMPGSLPRPSSNGEPDQSESVADQTSSLAIQLQAARLKRTNKQHPAENSGSSTSSASSGGSGNYGTLGRNANGGQTGMASMMDEMARTLARRRAAVEKKEPIDCPQDESVSPGDKKNWNRNDSQKSSLNGCESPKLGRKQLSATSTEDLIASKSFGDNCISNISLELQTLKQDILREIRKELNRMKLDIIESVKVEISKR
- the LOC132924181 gene encoding protein enabled isoform X2, translated to MSVPPSNSSYDICETSITSARASVMIYDDNSKKWVPSGTSSGLSKVHIFKHVINNTFRVVGRKLQDHEVVINCVILKTLKYNQATTTFHQWRDNKHVYGLNFSSKEDADSFARAMVYALEVLDSVSRNNINNPHNHILPPAPPIYQQANGQYDEDMGYRDWCTNNVPNHFRSMTKDDAAIIQERRMSQQNQIVSTTNGLPTIPPAPPQLPTSGHHRTSSAPPAPVPPPPPPGMSNPMPPQPPPMPGSLPRPSSNGEPDQSESVADQTSSLAIQLQAARLKRTNKHPAENSGSSTSSASSGGSGNYGTLGRNANGGQTGMASMMDEMARTLARRRAAVEKKEPIDCPQDESVSPGDKKNWNRNDSQKSSLNGCESPKLGRKQLSATSTEDLIASKSFGDNCISNISLELQTLKQDILREIRKELNRMKLDIIESVKVEISKR
- the LOC132924181 gene encoding protein enabled isoform X1; the encoded protein is MSVPPSNSSYDICETSITSARASVMIYDDNSKKWVPSGTSSGLSKVHIFKHVINNTFRVVGRKLQDHEVVINCVILKTLKYNQATTTFHQWRDNKHVYGLNFSSKEDADSFARAMVYALEVLDSVSRNNINNPHNHILPPAPPIYQQANGQYDEDMGYRDWCTNNVPNHFRSMTKDDAAIIQERRMSQQNQIVSTTNGLPTIPPAPPQLPTSGHHRTSSAPPAPVPPPPPPGMSNPMPPQPPPMPGSLPRPSSNGEPDQSESVADQTSSLAIQLQAARLKRTNKQHPAENSGSSTSSASSGGSGNYGTLGRNANGGQTGMASMMDEMARTLARRRAAVEKKEPIDCPQDESVSPGDKKNWNRNDSQKSSLNGCESPKLGRKQLSATSTEDLIASKSFGDNCISNISLELQTLKQDILREIRKELNRMKLDIIESVKVEISKR